A region from the Sphaerodactylus townsendi isolate TG3544 linkage group LG01, MPM_Stown_v2.3, whole genome shotgun sequence genome encodes:
- the LOC125443772 gene encoding dolichyl-diphosphooligosaccharide--protein glycosyltransferase subunit 4, with amino-acid sequence MVTDVQLAIFANMLGVSLFLLVVLYHYVAVNNPKKQE; translated from the coding sequence ATGGTGACGGACGTGCAGCTGGCCATCTTTGCCAACATGCTGGGGGTCTCCCTCTTCCTGCTGGTCGTCCTCTACCACTACGTAGCGGTCAACAACCCCAAGAAGCAGGAGTGA